The Halostagnicola kamekurae genome has a window encoding:
- a CDS encoding transcription initiation factor IIB, which produces MATRDIYETGFDEDVRTESSANQCPECDGRVTTNAVETVCEDCGLVIDEQRIDHGPEWRAYDDEECERTGAPLTAARHDRGLSTEIGRGTDAKGNEISGQKRRRLARMRREQTRGRWRSKAERNLAHGLGEVRRLASALDLSDSVRDQACQLFRSAQNEDLLRGRSIEAIAAASVYGACRCNGLSRLVDDVSEMAHVAESRVTNAYKTLNEELGLPAEPVSPSMFVPRLASDLECPDEIRQRARALAEQAEKRGVTTGVHPAGFAAACLYKACREEGRWLTQSEAADVANASKATVRAHRDTLEEQVA; this is translated from the coding sequence ATGGCAACCAGAGATATCTACGAAACTGGCTTCGACGAAGACGTCCGAACGGAATCGAGTGCGAACCAGTGTCCGGAGTGCGACGGCCGAGTCACCACGAACGCGGTCGAAACGGTCTGCGAGGACTGTGGCCTGGTCATCGACGAACAGCGTATCGATCATGGGCCGGAGTGGCGGGCGTACGACGACGAGGAGTGCGAACGAACGGGTGCCCCGCTCACTGCGGCTCGCCACGATCGCGGCCTGTCGACGGAGATCGGTCGCGGCACCGACGCGAAGGGGAACGAGATCTCCGGGCAGAAGCGACGGCGACTCGCACGGATGCGCCGTGAGCAGACCCGGGGTCGCTGGCGGTCGAAAGCGGAACGAAATCTCGCCCACGGACTGGGCGAAGTGCGTCGGCTGGCGAGCGCGCTCGACCTCTCCGATTCGGTTCGTGACCAAGCGTGTCAGCTCTTCCGGAGCGCCCAGAACGAGGATCTGCTTCGAGGCAGGTCCATCGAGGCCATCGCCGCGGCCAGCGTCTACGGGGCCTGCCGGTGCAACGGCCTCTCGCGGTTAGTGGACGACGTCAGCGAGATGGCCCACGTCGCGGAGTCACGGGTCACGAACGCGTACAAAACGCTGAACGAAGAGCTGGGCCTCCCCGCTGAGCCCGTCTCCCCCAGCATGTTCGTGCCGCGACTCGCCTCGGACCTCGAGTGTCCGGACGAGATCCGACAGCGGGCCCGAGCCCTCGCGGAACAGGCCGAGAAGCGCGGCGTCACGACGGGCGTCCATCCGGCTGGGTTCGCAGCGGCCTGCCTCTACAAGGCTTGTCGCGAAGAGGGGCGATGGTTGACGCAATCCGAGGCCGCGGACGTGGCGAACGCCTCGAAGGCGACTGTCCGGGCACACCGGGATACGTTGGAGGAACAGGTCGCCTAA
- a CDS encoding biosurfactant protein 1, producing the protein MNGRYSDFEELRPTGEASHIPDTRLDDGCEGAPRRQRVATSAGGYPDAPTAADGECRSCGASVPDGQTKCRFCLTNHLGSDTTSTNESASTTFLGIVHLVVESTTFYGAVAKGGAAANLLSANEAEPAVDDYTLLYDLDEAPARQLAEQWPSLPDAVQVSSEEGERLLSVARDRAGWHGQGTSERQEQAPTRLYDQRGDGIRDASRLDAVLDDADDAVWLVPAIALTESTNEAAADHQESSVPTTQELECQTCGRATDHRFKTHESVPDAAWTGQPIWECRVCDSARYGPNLE; encoded by the coding sequence ATGAACGGTCGTTATTCCGACTTTGAGGAACTGCGGCCGACCGGCGAGGCGTCCCACATTCCGGACACGAGGCTGGACGACGGGTGTGAGGGTGCCCCCCGGCGGCAGCGCGTCGCGACGAGCGCTGGTGGCTACCCTGATGCGCCAACGGCCGCCGACGGCGAGTGCCGGTCCTGTGGGGCGTCAGTCCCAGACGGCCAGACGAAATGCCGGTTCTGTCTCACCAACCATCTCGGAAGTGACACCACTAGCACGAACGAGTCAGCGTCGACGACGTTCCTCGGCATCGTCCACCTGGTCGTCGAGTCGACCACGTTCTACGGCGCCGTTGCGAAGGGCGGCGCCGCGGCGAACCTCCTCTCCGCCAACGAGGCGGAGCCGGCCGTCGACGACTACACACTCCTCTACGACCTCGACGAGGCACCGGCGCGCCAGCTGGCCGAGCAATGGCCCTCACTTCCCGACGCGGTACAGGTGTCGTCAGAGGAGGGAGAGCGGCTTCTCAGTGTCGCCCGTGACCGTGCTGGGTGGCACGGGCAGGGAACATCGGAGCGTCAGGAGCAGGCCCCGACGCGACTCTACGACCAGCGTGGGGACGGCATCCGCGACGCGTCGCGTCTCGACGCGGTCCTCGACGACGCCGACGACGCGGTGTGGCTGGTTCCAGCGATAGCGCTGACCGAATCCACTAACGAGGCTGCGGCTGATCACCAGGAGTCGTCGGTACCGACGACGCAGGAACTCGAGTGTCAAACCTGTGGACGGGCGACCGACCATCGGTTCAAGACGCATGAGTCGGTCCCGGATGCGGCGTGGACGGGGCAACCGATCTGGGAGTGTCGGGTGTGTGACTCAGCTCGCTACGGCCCCAATCTCGAGTAG
- a CDS encoding DUF1889 family protein yields the protein MSQNDRTSWFIDSEGPNEEAVELAFAWVQQLGEQHGEKRDAVLAVNTKKQLDGVVSTVIGDQAAKALNKKKPVGVGEAEIQLMTKRIDPSGWQSGPVLAIYPDKDLLDKIDGMYGVTDVLVVPWSKDTVQFWIDTWGASALQSDASGDAPEIDDPVAKEAVDTLDALVNTSTGITHSSDRATCIEIFKTLHSNGISFDPEAIRAWLVAEKGWDPDYADDVKEVAEGVQTGKRFQYDSGRLRNDIMNQWKDAENVN from the coding sequence ATGAGTCAAAACGACAGGACATCTTGGTTCATCGATTCCGAGGGGCCAAATGAGGAGGCTGTCGAACTGGCCTTCGCGTGGGTGCAACAGCTCGGTGAGCAGCATGGAGAGAAACGAGATGCTGTCTTGGCAGTAAACACGAAAAAGCAGCTGGACGGTGTCGTATCTACTGTGATCGGTGACCAGGCAGCAAAGGCGTTGAATAAAAAGAAGCCGGTCGGCGTCGGTGAAGCAGAGATCCAGCTGATGACGAAACGGATTGATCCATCGGGGTGGCAAAGCGGTCCTGTCCTTGCTATCTACCCAGACAAAGACCTGCTGGACAAGATTGACGGAATGTATGGTGTGACCGATGTGCTCGTCGTGCCTTGGTCGAAGGACACCGTCCAGTTCTGGATCGATACCTGGGGCGCGTCAGCACTCCAATCAGATGCGAGTGGCGATGCACCAGAAATCGATGATCCGGTCGCCAAGGAAGCTGTCGACACGCTCGATGCATTGGTCAACACCTCGACTGGGATCACGCATTCGTCAGATCGTGCTACCTGTATCGAGATCTTCAAAACCCTCCATAGCAACGGCATCAGCTTCGATCCTGAAGCAATCAGAGCCTGGTTAGTCGCTGAAAAAGGCTGGGACCCGGATTATGCCGATGACGTAAAAGAGGTCGCCGAAGGCGTCCAAACGGGGAAACGCTTCCAGTACGACTCTGGCCGTCTTAGGAACGACATTATGAACCAGTGGAAAGACGCCGAAAATGTTAATTAA